A genomic stretch from Spongiibacter nanhainus includes:
- the pabC gene encoding aminodeoxychorismate lyase produces the protein MALDPSNPAQLHSQSLLVNGRRSRAVSALSRGLAYGDGVFETLLWRAGEALWLEDHLQRLASGCRLLGLETDLIAIEDDVAQLGRTIDSAGVIKIVVARRAGGRGYTPSHSHSDRVVASFPAPGGDNYWQHGVRIDLCQQRLSPQPTLAGIKHLNRLEQVLAARELNERSLPEGLMLDTTSAVVEGTRSNLFIVRDGRLYTPDLANCGVAGIMRQRLLASCDNSGVVATLRRLSVAEVLAADEVFLCNSVFGIWPVTAIGCVHKPIGALTRQFQQQFSDVFHA, from the coding sequence GTGGCTCTGGATCCGTCGAACCCTGCCCAGTTACACAGCCAATCCCTGCTGGTGAATGGTCGCCGCAGTCGGGCGGTGTCTGCGCTGTCCCGAGGGCTGGCGTACGGTGATGGTGTTTTCGAAACACTGCTGTGGCGAGCCGGTGAGGCACTGTGGCTGGAGGATCACTTGCAGCGCCTGGCGTCGGGTTGCCGGCTGCTGGGGCTGGAAACAGACTTGATCGCGATTGAGGACGACGTTGCGCAGCTAGGTCGGACCATTGACAGCGCTGGGGTGATCAAAATTGTTGTGGCTCGACGGGCTGGTGGGCGAGGTTATACGCCATCCCACTCGCACAGTGACAGAGTGGTGGCATCGTTTCCGGCACCGGGCGGCGATAACTACTGGCAACACGGGGTGAGGATTGACTTATGCCAGCAGCGCCTATCACCGCAGCCGACTCTGGCCGGTATCAAGCATCTCAACCGTCTGGAGCAGGTACTTGCCGCCCGGGAGCTCAATGAACGGAGCTTGCCTGAAGGACTGATGCTGGATACTACTTCAGCCGTGGTCGAAGGTACCCGAAGTAACCTGTTTATCGTGCGCGATGGACGCCTTTACACCCCGGATCTGGCTAACTGTGGCGTGGCCGGTATTATGCGTCAGCGCTTACTGGCAAGCTGCGATAATTCCGGTGTAGTGGCGACTCTCAGACGTCTGTCGGTGGCTGAAGTATTGGCCGCCGACGAAGTATTTCTTTGCAACAGCGTATTCGGCATTTGGCCGGTCACGGCGATCGGTTGTGTTCACAAGCCCATCGGTGCGCTGACCCGACAATTTCAGCAGCAATTCAGCGACGTATTTCATGCTTAA
- the mltG gene encoding endolytic transglycosylase MltG, which translates to MLKFLFKCSVAIVFPVVLVLLSSAAYVTSVLNKPLQLNDNEVIFILPPGTGFSTAINQAETDGWLDDSTALKIYGRLFPGAAQIRAGEYRLLQGITIGEWLTKMREGQVVRRKLTLVEGWRLSEVLRLLNQHALLDGEIIGDGPELWQQLQIESPLAASPEGLMFPDTYDFQRGDSPESILRRAYQRMLAVLDEEWQTRAVGLPYESPYEALIMASIIEKETGVAAERGTIAGVFVRRLQKGMLLQTDPTIIYGLGESFDGNLRSRHLRDDDNPYNTYAHRGLPPTPIALAGREAIHAALHPEPGDALYFVARGDGSHQFSATLAEHEAAVRQYQLQRRKDYRSAPQ; encoded by the coding sequence ATGCTTAAGTTTTTATTCAAATGCTCTGTCGCTATCGTTTTTCCCGTGGTGCTGGTGCTGTTGTCTTCGGCGGCTTATGTAACAAGTGTTCTCAATAAGCCTCTTCAACTGAATGATAATGAAGTAATTTTTATCCTTCCACCGGGAACTGGCTTTTCTACGGCCATCAATCAGGCCGAAACCGACGGCTGGCTGGATGACAGCACGGCCTTGAAAATTTACGGACGACTGTTTCCCGGGGCAGCCCAAATTCGCGCCGGTGAATATCGTTTGCTGCAGGGCATCACCATCGGCGAATGGTTGACCAAAATGCGGGAAGGGCAGGTGGTGCGCCGTAAGCTTACCCTGGTGGAAGGCTGGCGTTTAAGTGAAGTGCTCAGACTGCTTAACCAACATGCCTTGCTGGACGGGGAGATTATTGGCGACGGTCCCGAACTCTGGCAACAACTGCAAATCGAATCGCCACTGGCAGCATCGCCGGAAGGCCTGATGTTTCCGGATACCTATGATTTTCAGCGTGGAGACTCACCGGAGAGTATTCTACGGCGGGCCTATCAACGCATGCTGGCGGTGCTAGACGAAGAATGGCAGACCAGGGCGGTGGGGCTGCCTTACGAGTCGCCCTATGAAGCCTTGATTATGGCCTCGATCATCGAAAAAGAGACCGGGGTCGCCGCCGAGCGGGGCACTATTGCCGGTGTGTTTGTAAGGCGGCTGCAAAAGGGTATGCTGTTGCAGACCGATCCCACCATTATTTACGGTTTGGGCGAGAGCTTTGACGGCAATCTGCGCAGCCGTCACCTCAGGGATGACGATAATCCCTACAATACCTACGCCCATCGGGGACTGCCGCCCACGCCCATCGCCCTGGCAGGGCGGGAGGCAATCCACGCGGCACTGCACCCCGAGCCCGGTGACGCGTTGTACTTTGTCGCCCGGGGCGACGGTAGCCACCAGTTTTCAGCCACACTGGCTGAGCACGAAGCCGCTGTTCGCCAGTATCAGTTGCAGCGCCGCAAGGACTATCGATCAGCGCCACAGTAG
- the tmk gene encoding dTMP kinase yields MSHRGKFITVEGSEGVGKSTNLDFVARQLQAAGIDFVVTREPGGTPLAEDIRQLLLTPRDEAMSELTELLLVFAARAQHLSEKIEPALAAGNWVLCDRFTDATFAYQGGGRQMSDVVIGQLQSLVQGDLRPDLTLLLDAPVEVGMQRASRRGDLDRFEREELDFFERVRQAYLSQVEREPGRFAVIDASQSLTSVQGQIVDALTPYLSANRTPTGES; encoded by the coding sequence GTGAGTCACAGGGGAAAATTCATCACCGTCGAGGGCAGCGAGGGAGTCGGTAAATCCACTAACCTGGATTTTGTGGCCCGGCAACTGCAGGCGGCGGGCATCGATTTTGTCGTGACCCGGGAGCCGGGTGGTACGCCTTTGGCGGAGGATATTCGGCAACTGTTGCTGACACCCCGTGACGAAGCGATGAGTGAATTGACCGAGCTGTTGCTGGTGTTTGCCGCTCGGGCCCAGCACCTCAGCGAAAAAATTGAGCCGGCTCTGGCCGCTGGCAACTGGGTGCTGTGTGATCGCTTTACCGATGCCACCTTTGCCTATCAGGGGGGTGGCCGACAAATGTCTGACGTGGTGATCGGCCAATTGCAGTCTCTGGTGCAGGGGGACCTGCGCCCTGATTTGACGCTACTTCTGGACGCACCGGTGGAGGTGGGTATGCAGCGCGCCAGCCGTCGGGGTGATCTGGATCGCTTCGAGCGGGAAGAACTGGACTTTTTTGAGCGGGTGCGCCAGGCGTATTTGTCCCAGGTTGAGCGAGAACCGGGTCGCTTTGCGGTCATCGATGCCAGTCAATCGCTAACATCGGTCCAGGGGCAGATAGTCGACGCCCTGACGCCCTACCTCAGCGCCAACCGTACGCCGACTGGAGAGTCATGA
- a CDS encoding DNA polymerase III subunit delta' has product MSDATPSTLETLAYPWQQGDWQRVKQLLSAGRLPHALLLSGPAGVGKLRFGRAFASLLLCESPQQVACGQCRSCQLLASGSHPDFREIAPEEGKRQIAIDQVRTVQQFAAQHAHREGGRKLILLHPAEAMNHFTANALLKTLEEPAGTTVLLLLSHAPSLLLPTIRSRCLQMSLAAPEPAAARQWLGQQLGDAELADTLLSQTGGSPLAARALYETDTWGRWQEFDVGLDNVIEQKMPALQLAEKQQEVDAELVLDWWANRLMAVNRHLLAGDKLPGGGWERWHGMSPTAVYELLDDVVRSRSQIRRGVVLNKRLLCESLILRALDLLAATPA; this is encoded by the coding sequence ATGAGCGACGCGACGCCCAGCACCCTGGAGACTCTGGCCTACCCCTGGCAGCAGGGGGATTGGCAGCGGGTCAAGCAATTGCTGTCGGCGGGGCGGCTGCCCCATGCACTGCTGCTGTCCGGTCCCGCAGGCGTGGGTAAGCTCCGCTTTGGTCGGGCTTTCGCCAGCCTGCTTTTGTGCGAGTCTCCCCAGCAAGTTGCCTGTGGTCAGTGTCGCAGTTGCCAGCTGTTAGCGTCGGGCAGTCATCCAGATTTTCGAGAGATTGCCCCAGAAGAGGGTAAGCGCCAGATTGCTATCGACCAGGTGCGCACGGTGCAGCAGTTTGCCGCTCAGCACGCCCACCGGGAGGGCGGGCGAAAGTTGATCCTGCTACATCCAGCCGAAGCAATGAACCACTTTACTGCCAATGCCCTGCTTAAAACTCTGGAAGAACCGGCGGGGACTACGGTGCTACTGCTGCTCAGTCATGCGCCGAGCCTGCTGTTGCCCACCATACGCTCCCGCTGCCTGCAAATGAGCCTGGCGGCTCCCGAGCCTGCCGCTGCCCGGCAGTGGTTAGGTCAGCAACTGGGGGATGCCGAATTGGCCGATACCCTGCTGTCCCAGACCGGCGGCAGCCCTCTGGCGGCCAGGGCCCTTTATGAGACCGATACCTGGGGACGCTGGCAGGAATTTGATGTCGGGTTGGACAATGTCATTGAACAAAAAATGCCCGCCCTGCAGCTGGCTGAAAAACAGCAGGAGGTCGACGCTGAGCTGGTGCTGGATTGGTGGGCAAACCGGCTTATGGCGGTCAATCGCCATTTGTTGGCCGGTGACAAGCTTCCCGGTGGCGGTTGGGAGCGTTGGCATGGGATGTCGCCGACTGCGGTCTATGAACTCCTCGACGATGTGGTGCGAAGCCGGTCGCAGATACGCCGGGGCGTCGTCCTTAACAAACGACTTTTGTGCGAGAGCCTGATACTAAGAGCGCTGGATTTGCTGGCGGCGACGCCGGCCTGA
- a CDS encoding PilZ domain-containing protein, producing the protein MTAGQSAKNGILSLTIRDKAVLYAAYMPFIKDGGLFVPTTKPYKVGDEVFMLLSLMEEAEKLPVAGRVVWVTPRGAQSNRAAGIGVQFIGDDNTANKKIEAYLVGIMESDKPTHTM; encoded by the coding sequence GTGACAGCCGGACAAAGTGCAAAAAACGGTATTCTTTCCCTCACAATCAGGGATAAAGCTGTCCTTTACGCCGCCTATATGCCCTTTATCAAGGACGGCGGTTTATTTGTGCCCACCACCAAACCGTATAAGGTTGGCGACGAAGTGTTTATGTTGCTGAGCCTGATGGAAGAGGCGGAGAAACTGCCGGTCGCCGGTCGGGTGGTCTGGGTCACCCCCCGGGGCGCTCAGAGTAACCGCGCCGCTGGTATTGGCGTACAGTTTATCGGCGACGACAACACCGCAAACAAAAAGATCGAAGCCTATCTGGTCGGCATTATGGAGTCCGATAAACCGACCCACACCATGTAG
- a CDS encoding TatD family hydrolase, with product MLVDSHCHLDRIDLAPYDGDLGAAVAAAQARGVERILCIGIDMSNAPTVVEIAERFDNIYASVGVHPLDISDQLCTEDELLQRADHPKVVAIGETGLDYYYSGDNREQQMASFAGHLRASAQCGKPVIVHTRNAREDTLELIKEHSDPKVAGVLHCFTESWEMASAAMDMGYFISFSGIITFKNAAELREVVAQVPMERLLVETDSPYLAPVPYRGKKNEPKNVVEVAQCVADIKGLSYQEVVEQTTRNFDRLFF from the coding sequence ATGTTGGTAGATAGCCATTGCCATTTGGACCGTATTGATCTGGCGCCCTACGATGGCGACCTGGGCGCTGCGGTGGCCGCGGCACAGGCCCGAGGGGTCGAGCGCATACTGTGTATCGGTATCGATATGTCCAACGCTCCCACTGTAGTGGAGATCGCCGAGCGCTTCGACAATATCTACGCCTCGGTAGGGGTTCACCCGCTGGATATCAGCGACCAGTTATGCACCGAAGACGAGTTGCTGCAACGGGCCGATCACCCCAAGGTGGTGGCCATCGGCGAAACCGGCCTGGATTACTATTACAGTGGCGACAATCGCGAGCAGCAAATGGCCAGCTTTGCCGGTCATCTGCGGGCATCGGCCCAATGCGGCAAACCTGTAATTGTGCATACCCGCAACGCCCGGGAAGACACTCTGGAGTTAATCAAAGAGCACAGCGACCCCAAGGTGGCCGGTGTGTTGCATTGCTTTACCGAATCCTGGGAGATGGCCAGCGCGGCGATGGATATGGGCTATTTCATTTCTTTCTCCGGCATTATCACCTTTAAAAACGCGGCAGAGCTGCGGGAAGTGGTAGCGCAAGTTCCCATGGAGCGCTTGCTGGTGGAAACCGACTCGCCCTATCTGGCTCCTGTGCCTTATCGGGGCAAGAAGAACGAACCCAAGAATGTGGTGGAAGTGGCCCAGTGCGTCGCCGACATCAAGGGCTTGAGTTATCAGGAGGTGGTGGAGCAAACCACCCGCAACTTTGACCGGCTGTTTTTCTAA
- the gcvT gene encoding glycine cleavage system aminomethyltransferase GcvT: MTDSTLQKTALHRLHVELGAKMVPFAGYDMPVQYPLGVKKEHLHTRAAAGLFDVSHMGQVRLSGEGVVEALSVLLPQDVAGLAESRQRYTLMLGEQGGILDDLMLANRGEDYLAVVNAACKQDDLAWMRRHLPASVTCELLPEQSLLALQGPQARAVLSRFSDDISEMVFMDTAFVTIADMPCWVSCSGYTGEDGFEISVADQHAEALARLLLDQDDVEAIGLGARDSLRLESGLCLYGHDMDGQTTPVEANLMWAIPKSRRPDGEKAGGYIGADAVQAALASGPTRRRVLLDIDGRAPVREGANIVDGQNGVIGSVCSGGFGPSVSSPIAMAYINASALDGSLSLYADVRGKLIPVTVRKAPYITQRYVR, translated from the coding sequence TTGACCGATTCGACACTTCAAAAGACCGCTTTGCACCGTCTGCATGTGGAGCTGGGTGCCAAGATGGTGCCCTTCGCCGGCTACGATATGCCGGTCCAATATCCCCTGGGGGTGAAAAAAGAGCACCTGCACACCCGGGCCGCCGCTGGCCTGTTTGATGTCTCCCATATGGGGCAGGTTCGGCTCAGCGGGGAAGGCGTGGTGGAAGCCCTGTCGGTGCTGCTGCCCCAGGATGTCGCTGGACTTGCCGAGTCGCGACAGCGCTACACGCTGATGTTGGGTGAGCAGGGCGGTATTCTCGATGACTTGATGTTGGCCAACCGCGGCGAAGATTATCTGGCGGTGGTCAATGCGGCCTGTAAGCAGGATGATCTGGCCTGGATGCGCCGCCACCTGCCAGCGTCGGTGACCTGTGAGCTGCTTCCCGAGCAGTCCTTGCTTGCCTTACAGGGGCCTCAGGCCAGGGCGGTTCTCAGCCGCTTCAGCGACGACATCTCGGAAATGGTGTTTATGGATACCGCGTTTGTCACTATCGCGGATATGCCCTGCTGGGTCAGTTGCTCGGGTTACACCGGCGAGGACGGTTTTGAGATATCGGTGGCTGACCAACACGCTGAAGCACTGGCGCGATTGCTATTGGACCAGGATGACGTCGAGGCCATCGGTCTCGGTGCTCGGGACTCATTGCGCCTGGAATCTGGCTTATGCCTTTACGGTCACGATATGGACGGCCAAACCACACCGGTGGAGGCCAATTTGATGTGGGCCATCCCCAAATCGCGTCGCCCCGACGGGGAAAAAGCCGGTGGCTATATCGGTGCCGATGCCGTGCAAGCTGCCTTGGCCAGCGGTCCGACCCGGCGGCGGGTGCTACTCGATATCGACGGTCGTGCGCCGGTGAGAGAGGGGGCCAATATCGTCGACGGGCAGAACGGGGTAATCGGCTCGGTTTGCAGTGGCGGTTTTGGCCCCTCGGTATCGAGTCCGATCGCCATGGCTTATATTAATGCCAGTGCACTGGACGGTAGCCTGTCGCTTTACGCCGACGTCCGGGGCAAATTGATCCCGGTCACAGTGCGCAAAGCGCCTTATATTACCCAGCGCTATGTCCGCTGA
- a CDS encoding beta-N-acetylglucosaminidase domain-containing protein, whose translation MSAEDFTLGIVEGFYGRQWSWAQRRELVGKLPAWGYRDYVYAPKGDTQLRSHWRAPFPAAWREAVMAWATCCQAAGIRWGLGLSPAGAQAKFTDADRQALESKLAEIAQLNPDILWVLFDDLPAGNPNLATNQVAVVEAVRRQLPAVKLAVCPSYYSDDPILEEVFGARPVGYFEDLAAGLPKDVEILWTGPKVISDSYSEGDMRRAERQLGRKPLLWDNYPVNDGRKTSRFLHLQPFVGRPAGLAKWTAGHYVNPMNQFHLSELVLSGLANIYREGGDYSAQRQFDLALAELPQVLASLLRRDAQVFQSQGLDALTDNDKSTLIHDYATIDHPVAEEVRAWLNEEYRFDPACLTE comes from the coding sequence ATGTCCGCTGAGGACTTTACTCTCGGCATTGTCGAGGGGTTTTACGGGCGTCAGTGGAGCTGGGCTCAGCGCCGGGAGCTGGTGGGCAAACTCCCTGCCTGGGGTTACCGGGATTATGTCTATGCCCCCAAAGGAGACACCCAGCTTCGCAGTCACTGGCGTGCGCCGTTTCCGGCGGCATGGCGCGAGGCAGTAATGGCCTGGGCGACATGCTGCCAGGCAGCCGGGATCCGCTGGGGACTGGGGCTGTCGCCGGCGGGTGCTCAGGCAAAGTTTACCGACGCCGACCGGCAGGCGCTGGAATCGAAGCTTGCCGAAATTGCCCAGCTAAACCCCGATATTCTGTGGGTACTGTTTGACGATTTGCCAGCGGGCAACCCCAATCTGGCGACCAACCAGGTAGCGGTGGTGGAGGCCGTTCGCAGGCAACTACCTGCTGTTAAGCTGGCGGTCTGCCCCAGCTACTACAGCGACGATCCCATCCTCGAAGAGGTCTTCGGCGCGAGGCCTGTGGGCTATTTTGAAGACTTGGCGGCGGGCTTGCCCAAGGATGTCGAGATCCTTTGGACCGGCCCCAAAGTCATCAGTGACAGCTACAGCGAGGGCGATATGCGCCGCGCTGAACGGCAACTGGGCCGCAAGCCCTTACTGTGGGACAACTACCCGGTGAATGACGGCCGCAAAACCAGTCGCTTTTTGCATCTCCAGCCCTTTGTCGGCCGCCCGGCGGGGCTGGCAAAGTGGACCGCTGGACACTACGTTAACCCCATGAATCAGTTCCACCTTTCGGAGCTGGTGTTATCGGGTTTGGCCAATATCTACCGCGAGGGAGGGGACTACTCTGCCCAGCGGCAGTTTGATCTTGCCCTCGCTGAGCTGCCACAGGTGTTGGCGTCATTGCTGCGCCGGGACGCGCAAGTGTTCCAGAGCCAAGGGCTGGATGCCCTGACTGATAATGATAAATCTACCTTGATTCACGACTATGCGACGATTGATCACCCTGTCGCAGAGGAAGTGCGGGCCTGGCTAAACGAAGAGTACCGTTTCGATCCGGCTTGCTTGACTGAGTAG
- the fadB gene encoding fatty acid oxidation complex subunit alpha FadB: MIYQGQALQAKYLEEGIAELCFDLQGDSVNKFNRLTLQELGEATDALAAESGLKGVVVTSGKGVFIVGADITEFTELFKLPEDELREWVTGANQVFNRFEDLPVPTVVAINGIALGGGFEMCLACDYRVMSTSASVGLPEVKLGINPGFGGTVRLPRVIGCDNAMLWTATGDHKKPDVALKDGGVDAVVAPELVKEAAVDLLKQAISGNFNWQARRQEKLSPVKLNDIERMMAFTTGKALVAQQAGKNMPAPITAVKSMEANATLGRDEAIEVEIDHFIKLTKTPQADALIGLFLNDQEVNKVAKGVAKAGAEVKQAAVLGAGIMGGGIAYQSAFKGTPIIMKDIAQEGLDLGMKEAGKLLSKRVARGRMSPEKMAAILSSIEPTLHYQGFDRTDVVVEAVVENPKVKHSVLAETEKHIREDAVLASNTSTISITYLAEALQRPENFCGMHFFNPVHAMPLVEVIRGEKTSDATVARVVKYALQMGKTPIVVNDCPGFFVNRVLFPYFAGFNMLVRDGVDFRRIDKVMENFGMPMGPAYLMDVVGIDTCSHAAAVMAEGFPERMKHDFKGVSELMYEEKRFGQKNGLGFYKYEEDKKGKPRKTEDEIALALAQQSKQAELEVSDEDILARMMIPMCIETVRCLDEGIVQSPAEADMGLIMGIGFPVFRGGAIRYIHQMGVKAFCELADRHADLGELYKATESLTAMAENGESFFK, encoded by the coding sequence ATGATTTACCAAGGTCAAGCCTTACAGGCGAAGTATCTGGAAGAGGGTATCGCTGAACTCTGCTTTGATTTGCAGGGAGATTCCGTCAACAAATTCAACCGTCTGACGCTGCAAGAGCTGGGCGAAGCCACAGACGCATTGGCTGCTGAATCCGGCCTAAAAGGTGTGGTGGTGACCAGCGGCAAAGGCGTGTTTATCGTCGGTGCCGACATCACCGAGTTCACCGAGCTCTTTAAGCTCCCCGAAGACGAATTGCGGGAGTGGGTAACTGGCGCCAACCAGGTGTTTAACCGGTTTGAAGATCTTCCGGTGCCCACCGTGGTAGCGATTAACGGCATCGCCCTGGGTGGCGGTTTTGAAATGTGCTTGGCCTGCGATTACCGGGTTATGTCCACGTCGGCCTCAGTCGGTTTGCCCGAAGTCAAGTTGGGCATCAACCCTGGTTTTGGCGGCACGGTGCGCCTGCCCCGGGTTATCGGTTGCGACAATGCTATGTTGTGGACCGCAACGGGCGATCACAAGAAACCTGATGTGGCGCTGAAAGATGGCGGTGTCGACGCGGTTGTGGCCCCTGAGTTGGTGAAAGAAGCCGCGGTCGACCTGCTCAAGCAGGCCATTAGTGGCAACTTTAACTGGCAGGCTCGCCGCCAGGAGAAACTGTCCCCGGTCAAGCTCAACGATATCGAGCGAATGATGGCCTTTACCACCGGCAAAGCCCTGGTGGCCCAACAGGCGGGTAAAAACATGCCGGCGCCGATCACGGCGGTGAAGTCGATGGAGGCCAACGCCACACTGGGTCGCGACGAGGCCATTGAGGTGGAAATCGATCACTTCATCAAGCTGACCAAAACGCCGCAGGCCGATGCGCTTATCGGTTTGTTCCTCAACGACCAGGAAGTGAACAAAGTCGCCAAGGGCGTCGCCAAGGCCGGCGCCGAGGTGAAGCAGGCCGCCGTATTGGGTGCCGGTATTATGGGCGGCGGTATTGCCTACCAGTCGGCCTTTAAAGGCACGCCGATCATTATGAAGGACATCGCCCAGGAAGGTCTGGATCTGGGAATGAAAGAGGCTGGTAAGCTGCTCTCCAAGCGGGTGGCCCGTGGCCGTATGAGCCCCGAGAAGATGGCGGCGATCCTCAGTTCCATCGAACCGACCCTGCACTACCAAGGTTTTGATCGCACCGACGTCGTAGTGGAAGCGGTGGTGGAAAATCCCAAGGTTAAGCACAGCGTGCTGGCCGAAACTGAAAAACATATCCGCGAAGACGCGGTGCTGGCCTCCAATACCTCGACGATTTCCATCACCTACCTCGCCGAGGCGCTGCAGCGTCCGGAAAATTTCTGCGGTATGCACTTCTTCAACCCGGTTCACGCCATGCCCTTGGTGGAAGTTATTCGCGGTGAAAAAACCAGCGATGCCACTGTAGCGCGGGTCGTGAAATATGCCCTGCAAATGGGTAAAACCCCCATTGTGGTGAACGACTGCCCCGGATTCTTCGTCAACCGGGTGCTGTTTCCCTATTTTGCCGGCTTCAACATGCTGGTTCGGGACGGTGTCGACTTCCGCCGCATCGATAAAGTGATGGAAAACTTCGGCATGCCCATGGGCCCCGCCTATTTGATGGACGTGGTGGGCATCGATACCTGTTCCCACGCAGCCGCAGTGATGGCAGAGGGCTTCCCCGAGCGCATGAAGCACGACTTCAAAGGGGTGTCTGAGCTGATGTACGAGGAGAAGCGCTTCGGCCAGAAGAACGGCCTGGGCTTCTACAAGTACGAAGAAGACAAGAAAGGCAAACCCCGCAAGACCGAAGACGAGATCGCATTGGCTTTGGCTCAGCAGTCCAAACAGGCAGAGCTCGAGGTTTCCGACGAGGATATTCTGGCGCGGATGATGATCCCCATGTGTATCGAGACAGTACGCTGCCTGGACGAGGGCATTGTGCAATCGCCAGCCGAAGCCGACATGGGCTTGATCATGGGTATCGGCTTCCCGGTATTCCGCGGTGGTGCCATTCGCTACATCCATCAGATGGGCGTCAAGGCCTTCTGTGAGCTGGCTGACCGCCATGCCGATCTGGGCGAATTGTATAAAGCGACCGAAAGCCTCACCGCCATGGCGGAAAACGGCGAAAGTTTCTTCAAATAA
- the fadA gene encoding acetyl-CoA C-acyltransferase FadA, with amino-acid sequence MTIKDNDVVIVDCARTPMGRSKNGVFRNVRAENMSAALVDALLDRNSSIDPASFEDVIWGCVNQTNEQGWNIARMMSVMTKLPHEVAGQTVSRLCGSSMSALHTAAASITAGLGDTFMVGGVEHMGHLAMDHGVDPNPQASKYVARAAGMMGMTAEALAMLHGVGRQQQDEFGLRSHKRAADAQANGRFDGEIIPLEGHDEDGRKILVSADTTVRGETTLEGLAELRPAFDPKNGTVTAGTSSQIADGASAMIVMSGQRARELGLTPKARIVSMAVAGVDPSIMGYGPVPSTQKALKRAGLTIADIETVELNEAFAAQALPVLKDLNLLDAMDDKVNLNGGAIALGHPFGCSGTRITTTLLNVMAQQGTTLGLATMCIGMGQGISTIVERI; translated from the coding sequence ATGACTATCAAAGACAATGATGTGGTAATCGTGGATTGCGCCCGTACTCCCATGGGGCGCTCCAAAAACGGTGTGTTTCGCAACGTCCGGGCGGAGAATATGTCGGCCGCCCTGGTGGACGCGCTGCTGGATCGCAATAGCAGCATCGACCCTGCGTCGTTTGAAGACGTGATTTGGGGTTGTGTTAACCAGACCAACGAGCAGGGCTGGAATATTGCTCGGATGATGTCAGTAATGACCAAGTTGCCTCACGAAGTGGCGGGGCAAACCGTCAGCCGCCTGTGTGGCTCTTCCATGTCGGCACTGCATACTGCGGCGGCGTCAATCACCGCCGGACTGGGCGATACCTTTATGGTGGGCGGCGTGGAACACATGGGTCATCTGGCCATGGACCACGGTGTCGACCCCAACCCTCAGGCCAGTAAATATGTGGCCCGGGCTGCCGGCATGATGGGCATGACCGCTGAGGCACTGGCCATGCTCCACGGTGTTGGCCGCCAGCAACAGGATGAATTTGGTTTGCGCTCCCACAAGCGAGCGGCGGATGCCCAGGCGAACGGCCGCTTCGATGGCGAAATCATCCCGCTGGAGGGACACGACGAAGACGGTCGCAAAATATTGGTTAGCGCCGACACCACCGTCCGTGGTGAGACCACGTTGGAAGGTTTGGCGGAATTGCGTCCCGCCTTTGACCCCAAAAATGGCACCGTCACCGCCGGCACCAGCTCGCAAATTGCTGATGGCGCCTCGGCGATGATCGTCATGTCCGGCCAGCGGGCTCGGGAGTTGGGTCTGACGCCCAAGGCGCGCATCGTGTCCATGGCGGTGGCTGGTGTCGATCCGTCGATCATGGGGTACGGTCCGGTACCGTCGACCCAGAAAGCACTGAAACGGGCAGGGCTGACCATCGCCGATATCGAGACTGTCGAGCTCAACGAGGCCTTTGCGGCCCAGGCGCTACCCGTGCTCAAAGACCTGAATTTGCTGGATGCCATGGATGACAAGGTAAACCTCAACGGTGGCGCAATTGCCCTCGGCCACCCCTTCGGTTGTTCTGGCACGCGTATCACCACCACCTTGCTCAATGTGATGGCCCAGCAGGGGACGACCCTTGGCCTTGCCACCATGTGCATTGGGATGGGGCAGGGTATCAGTACCATCGTCGAGCGGATCTAA